ACTTAATGTATTGTAGATCTAATGAGCAGCCCATTCCTGATAATTTTTCAACCTGTCAGTCAGTGAAGTATGAGTGAGAAACAATGATCTGTTAATTTATAATGGGGTGAAAATTAATGATGCCAAGTCCTAGAGTTAGATTTAATAAAAACTATAGAAAATTAATAAAGAACGAATACATGATTTTAGGAAACATTTTTAATGGTCTTTGGATAAAATGTCCAACATATGTATATGAGTTTCTAAATAATTGGATTGAAAAAGAATATACTGTTAGCAATATGCTTGATGAATGTATGGATGTAGATACAAAGGAATATCTAAGTAATATGATCAAAACATTGGTTGGTATTGAAATCATTGATTATTATGACAAACATACACCAGATAATAAAGCAATAAAACATGTAACATTTGAGTTAACTACTGGTTGTAATTTAAGATGTAGCCATTGTTGTGTAAGTTGTGGGGAAATTGCCCGAGAGGATATGAGTTTTGAACTGTTAAAACAATTAATTAAATGGTGTGAGAAAAATGAAATTCGGAGTATTGCGTTGACTGGTGGAGAAATATTCATTCGGCATGACATTTGGGATATTTTAAACTATGTAAGAGCAAATTTCACTGGTTCAATTGAAATTATGACTAATGGAACTTTATTAAGGGAAAAGATGATTCCTGATCTTAAAGCCCTGGTTGATTACATTTCGATCAGTCTTGACGGTTATGATGAAGAAAGTGTATTGAAGATTCGTGGTCCAAAGGTTTTCAACAAAGTTAAGAGCACCATAAAAAGTTTGCAACAATCGGGACTTGAAAATATTAGTCTTTCTATGGTTTTGACCAAGGACATGATAACACACCAAAACAAGTTCCGAGAATTATGTTTATCTCTAGGTGTTACCCCCATTATGAGAGTTTTTACTCCTGAAGGTAGGGCAGATAGTAATTACGAGACCCTGAGTCCCCCATTCAAAATAAAGAACAAGAATGAACTTACAGAAGTAGAGCTAACTAGTCTTCAGAATGCTATAAATTTTAAATGTAGCTGTAATCTTAGCTCTAAAATATTCGTATGTTGTGATGGGTCCATATATCCCTGCTTTTTGACTAAAAATGAGAAGAATAGATTAGGGAGTACCAATGATTTGTTAGACGGTAAGTTAAAAGAAGCTGAGATAGTTCCGATTGTAGATACAATAGACGAATGCCGAGATTGTGATGTGAGGTATTTCTGCGCTACAGCATGTCCGGGACATGATAGAAATATTTTTATGAATGAGAAATATAGAAGTGAGATGTGTGATCAAATGAAGCCTTATTACAATATGATTGTATGGAAATGAATAGCACTACTCCAATTCTATATGAAAAGAAAATTACGGTAGCAGTTATTGATAGTGGACTCAGTAGTTTGCAGGTCAATACTAAAATCAAATTTTCATGCAGCTTGTTAGGGGACGATAGTATTGAAGATGGACATGGACATGGTACTGGTTTGGTAGGTATGTTAAGTGAATTTTGTGGCAACAGGATAGAATTCATAATTATTAAAGTTTTAGACGATAACTGCAGAGGTTCATCAAAAACACTCATAAAAGCGATGGATATTGCCATTGACTTGCAACCGGATATTATAAATCTTAGTTTGGGCACTGAAGACATGTCTTTGAGAAGCGAATTTGTAACAAAATGCAAACTAGCTATCACTAAAGATATTCTTCTAATAACGACAACGAATGAGAATGAAAGAAGTCTACCTTTTATATTAGATGAAACTATAAGAATAAAATCGAGTAAACAAATCGTTGATACTGAACAATTATATATAGATCAATATTCTACATTTTATACTTTAGGCATCCCGCACATCGTTCCTTGGAAAAATGGCAAGTACGTTTTTATTAATCGAAATAGTTTCGCTCCCCCTTATTTCATTCGTAAGTTTTTGGATTATAAATTGAGAAATTCCTTGAATAACTATAGCACTGTGACTGAAATTAAGAAAAATTGTTCCAATATTGCTGAACTTAAAACTAAGGAATTAAAATTTGAGATCCCATCTGATTTTGATTTTTACAGAAGTCTACTTGAAATCACACAAAGGTATATTCCTCAGTTTGAAGAACAAAAAATAACATTTGCTCAAGGTTTAAAAATGAATGACTGTATAGACATATTAGTAGATACAGAAAAAAAATTTGGGATAAAGATACCTTTTACCTATTTCAACATTAATGACTTTACTTATATCTCAAATTTATCTAACAAAATTAATAAAGTGCTCTATTTTCATCTTTCTTAGGAGGAACTATGAGCAAACATAAGCGAATGATCATCGATCAAATAAAAAAACTGAAGATGCAGATTATAGGGATTATTTTCTTAACGATAATTGCCGCAATAATCGAGCTATCTATTCCATACCTTACTCAGAAGATTATCGATTTAGGAATATTGCATAAGGATTTTCAATTTGTAGTTCTATTAACATGTCTAATAATTGTGCTTTATATTATGTTATCCGTAATGAATTCTTGCATTAATCTAATGTTTGCAAAGGCAAGTGTAGAAGTTATTACTAATCTAAAAAAGGACATAATTACAAGGTTGCTCAGGTTTCCGGTTTCGTTTTTTGATAAGAATAAAACAGGATATGTCATTTCCAGAGTAGAAGAAATTGATACACTTAATGCATTGTTTTCTCCCGTTTTGATGGTTTTTTTAAAAAGTGTTATTTCATTTATCGGAGCATTTTTTGTAATTCTGGCTATACGTTGGGAGTTGCTCCTGTTTGCACTAGTTTGTTTACCTGTTCTCTTTTTTATCACTAGATATACTTCCAAACAAGTATTAAACACATCAAAGGAATTAAATGAATCAGCTGCAGAAGTTCAAGGTGAAATTCATGAAGATATTGCAGGTTTATCTGAAATGAAAAATTTCAATCTTGAAGAACATAAAGAATCTGAAATTAAGAAGTATTTTAGTGTGATTGCGAAAAAGTTAATGAGAAGGAATGTTTTTACAGTTGTTGGCAATGAGGCGAATTCCTTATTTGCCCTTATATCAAGGTCGATGTTTATCATTTTAATAAGCTATTACATTATTAATGGGGAGCTGACGGTTGGATCATACTTTTCATTGTTATCGTATATATCCAATTTGTTTACTCCTGTACAGATGTTCTCATCCATTAGTCTCTCCATTCAACCTGCCATTGCAGTCTTATCCAGAATGAGCTTTTTTATGGACAACGAAATTGAAGAAGGAAGCAAAGGGACAGTATTAATTAACAATATTAATACTATTCAGTTCAAAAAGGTTTACTTCTCCTACCCTGACAACGAGCGAGAAGTCTTACGTGATATAAATATAGAACTAAGTGAAGGAAAAAATTTGTTTGTGTATGGGCCTAATGGAAGCGGGAAGTCAACAATTGTAAAATTATTACTGGGGTTTTATACTAATTATGGCGGAGAAATTTTAGTGAATGGATACAATCTCAAGGACATAAATATTAATGATTTGAGAAGAAAAATAGGAATTGTTTCTCAGAAAATATACTTATTTTCTGGTAGTATCATGGATAATATTAAACAATGGGATGGGGGAATCACAGACGAGGAAGTTTATCGTGTTTTGGAGGAGTATGGATTATCAAGTGTTTTGAAAGATGAAAGTTATCATCATATTGGTGAGTCAGGAAAGAACTTATCAGGTGGTCAAATGCAAGAGATTGCACTCTCAAGAGCAGTTTTGAGACGACCGAGTTTATTTATTTTTGATGAGCCGACTTCGAACTTAGATATACAAAAAAAGAAAAATTTGTACAGCTCTTGAATAAGCTAAAAAACAACTTATGTATAATTATAACACACGACGATTACTTGATGTCAAAAATGGATCGTGAGCAAGATATACTTTTAGATATATCCGATCCTGAGCTGTTGCGAAAGAGGAATGAGGTATGTCAAATCTAATCTTGATTGCTGATGATGAAATAGATATCGTGAATCTACTCCAAAATTATTTCGAAATCAATGGTTATCGGGTTATCACAGCAAGGAGTGGGACCGAAGTATTGCAGCAAGTTGAGTTTGATCCAGATCTTATTTTACTGGATATTCATATGCCAGATCTGGATGGCATTGAGGTTTGTACACGGATACGCAATTTTGTGTCCTGTCCTATTCTGTTTTTAACGGCAAAGGTAGAAGAGGCCGATAAGCTCAATGGATTCCGTGTCGGTGGGGACGACTATATTGTCAAGCCATTCAGCATTGAGGAGGTAGGGGCTAGAGTATCTGCACACTTGCGTCGCGAGCAGAGGCAGCGTTATAAGACCCAATCGAAATTCATTGATGATTTAGTCGTTGATTATTCTGCACGTGCTGTTTATTATCAAAACGGACCAATTTCATTTGCCAAAAAAGAATTTGATATTATTGAATTGCTATCCATGAACAAGGGTCAGATTTTTGATAAAGAGCGGATTTATGAACGAGTATGGGGGTATGACAGCGAGGGAGACAGCGCCGTTGTCGTTGAGCATATTCGAAGAATTCGAGCCAAATTAGCTTCGGTGAACAGTCATACGTATATTGCAACCATATGGGGTGTGGGATACAGATGGGTAGGATAATAGCAGGAATCCGCAACCTTTCGATTAGAAAGAGCTTTATGCTATATATGTTCATATTTCTAATGATGGCGGCTCTGCTTAGCTCTGTTGCAATTGGAGCTTCAAATGGAGTTAGAAACGATCTCTATCATAAATATAACGCTCCGAACAAGAATAGTTCTGAGCCTATAAATAATCATTATACGCCGAATGATGAAATTATTCTTCAAATTTGCGATATTGTTGAAGCATGGTCTATTCCGATATTTCTTGGACTGTGCAGCATGTTGTCCTCGTTTGTATTTTATCGCCATAAACTGAAAAAACCTATTGCACTATTAGGCATGGCTTCTGAAAAAATAGCGAATCATGACTTGAATTTTCATATCCATTATGAGAGCAAGGACGAGATGGGGAAGCTCTGCGATTCCTTCGAGAAAATGCGAGCTGCATTGGATGACAACACTCGGCAAATGTGGCGTTCTATGGAGGAGCGCAAACAATTGAATGCTGTTTTTTCCCATGACCTGCGCACACCGCTCACGGTACTTAGGGGATCTACGGATTTCTTGGTGAACTATCTGCCCCAAGGTAAGATCAGTGCAGACAAAGTGATGTCTACCGTATCTGCAATGTCCGCACATATTTTACGGCTGGAGAACTATGTTCAATTGATGAGCGAGATTCAAAGATTGGAAGACAGCAGCATTTACACAACAAACGTAAATATAGATCATTTTATCAAACAGCTTAACAGTATTGCCGAGGTGTTAGTAGAGGGACGTCATCTTAAAATGACATTTGAAAACCATATTGCCCAAACAGAACTGCACTTTGATGCTGACACGGTTATACGGATATTCGAAAATATGCTTAGCAATGCAATTCGTTATGCTGACAAGACAATATCCATAGGTTTGGAATCCATGAATGGCATGCTGTGCATTACAGTTAGTGATGATGGCGAAGGTTTCTCGGAGGAGGATCTCGAACAAGCGACTAAACCGTTCTACAAACGTAAAGCAATAAACGGGAGTGGCGGTTTTGGTTTGGGACTACATATATGCAAGATTTTATCTGAAAAGCATGGTGGAGGACTTAGAATAGCTAACAATGAGACATGCGGAGCGAGAGTAACTGTCATGTTCCAATGTAAAAGTACCAATACACCTAACATCGATATTCGTTGATAAAAAATAGATAATTATTAGATATCCTTTTCTCAGCAGACAGCTAAGGGAAGGATGTTTTTTTGCTTTAAGTGGAGCATTCCTGAAATGGATTCTTTGAGTTTACCCGGAGGGGGCGTTGGATTTGATTCTGGAAGGAAAGAAATTGTGCAAGTATTATGGCACAGGAGAAAGCCAAGTAAAGGCCATACATGAAATTGATTTCACTGTGGAGAAAGGAGAGTTTATCTCCATTGTCGGGCAGTCAGGTGCGGGTAAAAGTACTTTAATGCACATCATTGGTGGTTTGGATGCACCGACAAGCGGCGAAGTCATCATGAATGGAACTTCTATTTATACACTACCGGCAAATCAACTAGCCGTGTTCCGCCGTCGTGAAATCGGTTTTGTCTTCCAATCATTTAATCTCGTGCCATCACTTAACGTATGGGAAAATATCATATTACCCATTGGACTTGACGGAAAAAAGGCTGACGTTGAATACATCAAAGATATTTTAAACACGCTGGATATTTATGAGAAACGAACTAGTCTACCAACGGCGTTGTCAGGGGGACAGCAGCAGCGCGTTGCCATCGCCCGTGCGATTGCTGCTAAACCGTCGATCATCCTTGCCGATGAACCTACTGGGAATCTGGACAGTCGTTCCAGTAGAGACGTCCTGAATCTCCTGAGATTGTCGATACAGAGGTATAACCAGACATTAATTATCGTTACGCATAATGAGGATATCGCATCATTGTCCGACCGAACGGTTCGGGTAGTTGATGGTTCGATCGTTGTGGAGGCATCGCAATGAAAGATACTGTATCCGTACGAGACATAGCATGGAAAAATATAAGCCACTACAAAGGCAGAACCCTGTTAACTATATTTACAACAGCCCTATCCGTTGCCTTAGTATTTGTCGTGTTCACGTACTTTCACTCTGAAGATAACCGCAATAAGAGGGCAGCTATGAATGAAATTGGTGCCTTTCATGTGCAATATGAGGAATTGTCATTGAAGCAACAACAGCAGATCGTGAGTAACCCTAAGATCAAGGAGTATTATCTTTCGTATAACAGCAGAAATATTAGCTCCACTACATTTGAGAAACTGAATATCCATATGGCTATTGGTTACATGGAGGGAATAAATAACGGACTGATTGAACTGAGGCGAGGCCGTGCGCCAGAGGCTGATCATGAAATTGTATTGGATGAATGGCTCCTTCATGAATTAGGTTATTCTTCTGAGTTAGGACAAAGAATCGCGTTAGATTTGCAGGTTATAAGTGATGATCAGACTAAAGAAATAACGAAAACCCTTGAACTGGTAGGTATTACTGAAGACATTGCTATTCGAAAGGCTGCAAGAGCCGGATTGATGTTTGTATCAAAAAGCTTCTCGGAGCAGTATAGTCCGGATCCGGAAGTAACGGTTTTTGCACTACTGAAATCCAACTTAAACGCTGCCTCGGTCGCGGAGGATATAGGTAAACAAGCAGGCTTGTCAGATAAGCAAATTAAAATAAATGAACGCTATACAGGCGCTTATGAACAGAATCCGACAACTATTCTGCAGTCTGCATTAGCTGTGTTGGTTATCGTTTTAAGCTCTGGAATGGTTATTTATAATATTTTCAACATTTACATTTCACAACAAATACGTTTGTTTGGCATGATGAAAGCGATTGGCATGACTCCAAGACAATTACGACGCATGATTCTAATAGAGGGACTGATTATTTCTTTCATCGGCAGTATTGTTGGAATTCTACTGGGAATAGGTTGCAGCTTGGCATTCATTCCGTTTCTCGGAAATGCGGGCTCTACCGATCTTTCTCTGTATGTAGAGATATCTCCATTTCATGTTGGCGTAGCATTCTTATCAGGTCTGCTTTTCGTCATTCTTTCAATCCAATTTCCAGCCAGAAGAGTAGGGAGAATCTCGGAGATTGCAGCGACCCGCTATAATCCGGTTGCTGACGCATGGAGGAAGAGAAAAACAACCAGAAATCAATTGAACAATTCCCTTAGCAGCTTCACCTTGGTATCTGCGCAAGTTATACGTCATCGCAAACGTACTTGGATTACTATCACTTCAATCACTTTGACAGGGCTGATCTTTATCGTTACAAGCAGTATCCTGAACAGTATGAATATGGGCAATGTAGCCGCGAGTATGGTGCCAGGCGATTACAAGCTGAGTGTTAACTCTTACCGAGGAGTGGATGAGCATCTCGATTTGTTGAACGAAGGAATCGTGAAGCAGATACATGATATGAATGGGATTCAGTCTTTGTATACGGAAATGTATGATGAGTTCCTCTATAACAAGCAGGATGCGGCAGTTCATCTTAAAAACATAGAGGATATCCGAAATCCTGCGATTACTTCAGAAATCTATGGCTATGACGATGCTCTAATGCAAAAGACACTACATGCACTAGGGAATAACAGACACGCATTAGAGGAGATGAAGAATGGGAACGTGCTTATTGCCATCGCCGAGGATGGGACCTATAAGGTCGGTGATAAGATCAGAATGACCCCGCTTGGAGAACAGCGGGCAGAGCTTGAATTCA
This Paenibacillus sp. JZ16 DNA region includes the following protein-coding sequences:
- a CDS encoding ABC transporter permease, which encodes MKDTVSVRDIAWKNISHYKGRTLLTIFTTALSVALVFVVFTYFHSEDNRNKRAAMNEIGAFHVQYEELSLKQQQQIVSNPKIKEYYLSYNSRNISSTTFEKLNIHMAIGYMEGINNGLIELRRGRAPEADHEIVLDEWLLHELGYSSELGQRIALDLQVISDDQTKEITKTLELVGITEDIAIRKAARAGLMFVSKSFSEQYSPDPEVTVFALLKSNLNAASVAEDIGKQAGLSDKQIKINERYTGAYEQNPTTILQSALAVLVIVLSSGMVIYNIFNIYISQQIRLFGMMKAIGMTPRQLRRMILIEGLIISFIGSIVGILLGIGCSLAFIPFLGNAGSTDLSLYVEISPFHVGVAFLSGLLFVILSIQFPARRVGRISEIAATRYNPVADAWRKRKTTRNQLNNSLSSFTLVSAQVIRHRKRTWITITSITLTGLIFIVTSSILNSMNMGNVAASMVPGDYKLSVNSYRGVDEHLDLLNEGIVKQIHDMNGIQSLYTEMYDEFLYNKQDAAVHLKNIEDIRNPAITSEIYGYDDALMQKTLHALGNNRHALEEMKNGNVLIAIAEDGTYKVGDKIRMTPLGEQRAELEFTIVGVLPSYITYKGDSAYGGTFIVHQDMFKRLGLDQRVKQVSVTVPKKEFEHVEQRLKEIAAADHRIGFTSFQEIYQEFHEAKRLIELSAYGFIATLLVISICNLVNSNLTSMIARKREISVIEAIGLSQNQLAIQLGSEGLVVILVSLLLTFIVGIPTGYIIVDIFKREATYAQYQFPIGAMLIIIGAYIAVQLFTTYYMHRRFRKESLIERIRFSI
- a CDS encoding radical SAM protein, whose product is MMPSPRVRFNKNYRKLIKNEYMILGNIFNGLWIKCPTYVYEFLNNWIEKEYTVSNMLDECMDVDTKEYLSNMIKTLVGIEIIDYYDKHTPDNKAIKHVTFELTTGCNLRCSHCCVSCGEIAREDMSFELLKQLIKWCEKNEIRSIALTGGEIFIRHDIWDILNYVRANFTGSIEIMTNGTLLREKMIPDLKALVDYISISLDGYDEESVLKIRGPKVFNKVKSTIKSLQQSGLENISLSMVLTKDMITHQNKFRELCLSLGVTPIMRVFTPEGRADSNYETLSPPFKIKNKNELTEVELTSLQNAINFKCSCNLSSKIFVCCDGSIYPCFLTKNEKNRLGSTNDLLDGKLKEAEIVPIVDTIDECRDCDVRYFCATACPGHDRNIFMNEKYRSEMCDQMKPYYNMIVWK
- a CDS encoding response regulator transcription factor, encoding MSNLILIADDEIDIVNLLQNYFEINGYRVITARSGTEVLQQVEFDPDLILLDIHMPDLDGIEVCTRIRNFVSCPILFLTAKVEEADKLNGFRVGGDDYIVKPFSIEEVGARVSAHLRREQRQRYKTQSKFIDDLVVDYSARAVYYQNGPISFAKKEFDIIELLSMNKGQIFDKERIYERVWGYDSEGDSAVVVEHIRRIRAKLASVNSHTYIATIWGVGYRWVG
- a CDS encoding HAMP domain-containing sensor histidine kinase; this encodes MMAALLSSVAIGASNGVRNDLYHKYNAPNKNSSEPINNHYTPNDEIILQICDIVEAWSIPIFLGLCSMLSSFVFYRHKLKKPIALLGMASEKIANHDLNFHIHYESKDEMGKLCDSFEKMRAALDDNTRQMWRSMEERKQLNAVFSHDLRTPLTVLRGSTDFLVNYLPQGKISADKVMSTVSAMSAHILRLENYVQLMSEIQRLEDSSIYTTNVNIDHFIKQLNSIAEVLVEGRHLKMTFENHIAQTELHFDADTVIRIFENMLSNAIRYADKTISIGLESMNGMLCITVSDDGEGFSEEDLEQATKPFYKRKAINGSGGFGLGLHICKILSEKHGGGLRIANNETCGARVTVMFQCKSTNTPNIDIR
- a CDS encoding S8 family serine peptidase translates to MEMNSTTPILYEKKITVAVIDSGLSSLQVNTKIKFSCSLLGDDSIEDGHGHGTGLVGMLSEFCGNRIEFIIIKVLDDNCRGSSKTLIKAMDIAIDLQPDIINLSLGTEDMSLRSEFVTKCKLAITKDILLITTTNENERSLPFILDETIRIKSSKQIVDTEQLYIDQYSTFYTLGIPHIVPWKNGKYVFINRNSFAPPYFIRKFLDYKLRNSLNNYSTVTEIKKNCSNIAELKTKELKFEIPSDFDFYRSLLEITQRYIPQFEEQKITFAQGLKMNDCIDILVDTEKKFGIKIPFTYFNINDFTYISNLSNKINKVLYFHLS
- a CDS encoding ABC transporter ATP-binding protein — its product is MILEGKKLCKYYGTGESQVKAIHEIDFTVEKGEFISIVGQSGAGKSTLMHIIGGLDAPTSGEVIMNGTSIYTLPANQLAVFRRREIGFVFQSFNLVPSLNVWENIILPIGLDGKKADVEYIKDILNTLDIYEKRTSLPTALSGGQQQRVAIARAIAAKPSIILADEPTGNLDSRSSRDVLNLLRLSIQRYNQTLIIVTHNEDIASLSDRTVRVVDGSIVVEASQ
- a CDS encoding ABC transporter ATP-binding protein, yielding MSKHKRMIIDQIKKLKMQIIGIIFLTIIAAIIELSIPYLTQKIIDLGILHKDFQFVVLLTCLIIVLYIMLSVMNSCINLMFAKASVEVITNLKKDIITRLLRFPVSFFDKNKTGYVISRVEEIDTLNALFSPVLMVFLKSVISFIGAFFVILAIRWELLLFALVCLPVLFFITRYTSKQVLNTSKELNESAAEVQGEIHEDIAGLSEMKNFNLEEHKESEIKKYFSVIAKKLMRRNVFTVVGNEANSLFALISRSMFIILISYYIINGELTVGSYFSLLSYISNLFTPVQMFSSISLSIQPAIAVLSRMSFFMDNEIEEGSKGTVLINNINTIQFKKVYFSYPDNEREVLRDINIELSEGKNLFVYGPNGSGKSTIVKLLLGFYTNYGGEILVNGYNLKDININDLRRKIGIVSQKIYLFSGSIMDNIKQWDGGITDEEVYRVLEEYGLSSVLKDESYHHIGESGKNLSGGQMQEIALSRAVLRRPSLFIFDEPTSNLDIQKKKNLYSS